CCCGCTTCCTCGACGATGGCAGGATCTGCCTGACCAACAATTGTGCTGAGCGCGCATTGAGAGGTATCGCATTGGGAAGGCGCAACTGGACCTTCGCCGGCAGCCAGCGTGGTGCCGACCGTGCCGCCATCATGCTGACGATGATCACGACCTGTCGTCTCAATGACGTCGATCCCAAGGCCTGGCTCGCCGACGTCCTCGCCCGGATCGCCGATCTTCCCACATCGCGGCTGCACGAACTGCTGCCCTGGGAATGGAAGCTCCTGCGCCAAGCCGATAAGCCAACCGATCAGCAAGCCGCCTGACCTTCACCCAACGCCATCATAGACCCCGCCGTGCCCGCGCGCATCCGTCAATCAGGCGGTCTTCGTCGTATGCGTACCCGCGATCTCCCTTGCGTGCGTTTCCAGCGCGAAATGTCCGGTGTCGAGGAGTTTCACCACCGCGTTCGGATTGTCGCGCTTGTACGCTTCTGCGCCGGGCGGGATGAAGAACGGATCGTTCTTGCCCCAAACCGCAAGGATGGGCGGCTTGTGCTTGCGGAAATAGTCCTGGAAGGCGGGATAGAGCGCAACGTTACTCTTGTAGTCGCCGAACAGGTCGAGCTGCACATCGTCCGAACCAGGGCGCGCCAGGTAGAAATTGTCGAGGTTCTGGCCGTCAGGTGACACGGCCGCCGGATCGGGGACGCCATGCGTATACTGCCAGCGTGTCGTCTCCGGTGTGAGAAATCCGCGAAGCGCCTCGCGATTGGCGGGCGAGGGGTCCTGCCAATAAGCCTTGATTGGCGTCCAGCCGTCGCTGAGGCCTTCTTCATAGGCATTGCCGTTCTGCGAGATGATGCCGGTGATCCTTTCAGGATGGCTGAGCGCGAGCCGGAAACCGGTCGGCGCGCCATAGTCGAAGACGTAGATCGCAAAACGGTCGAAGCCGATCACCTCGGTCAAGCGCTCGATCACGCGCGCGATGTTGTCGAAGGTGTAGCTGAAGGTTTCGCGCGAAGGCATGTCCGACTGGCCGAAGCCGGGAAGGTCGGGCGCGACGATGTGAAACTTGTCCGCCAGCAGCGGGATCAGGTCGCGGAACATGTGGCCTGCGCTCGGGAAGCCGTGCAGCAATAGAAGCTTCGGCGCGCCCGCGCGGCCGGCTTCGCGATAGAACACCTTGAAGCCGTCGACGTCGGCGGTGCGGTAGGTGGTGGAGGTCATGATAGTCTCCCTTACTGTGATTGCTGTGCTGCCCTGACGAGATGCGATCCGATGCTCGCGCGGTGGCGCGCTACGTGCCACTCGCCGCGTGCACTGCGTCGCGAATGATGTCGGCGACCGCCCCGGGCGCGGTGACGCCAGGGGTGTGATCGACGGCGAGGGTGCGGATGTTCGCCTTCATGCGCTCCGCCATGAAGCGCTGCGTCTCCGGAACGATCATGCGGTCCTGCTCGGCAATCAAGAACCAGCTCGCAACGTTCCTCCAGAGCGGGCGCCCCGCCGGGACGGTGATGCAATTCAACGAGATCGGCCGCTGAACGGCGGCGAGCACGGCATGATCTTCTGCGGTCGCGTTCTGCGCGAAGGCAGCGGCGAAGGCATCTGCGGGCAACCAGATCAGGCCATTGTCGTCGGGCGCAAGCTTGGGGGCCTGTGGGTGCGGCGGCAGGCGATAGAACACGTCCGCAACCTTCTCGCCTTCGTCAGGCGCCAGCGCCGCCACATAGACGAGCGCCTTCACGCGCTCAGGGCGTGCGAGGGCGATCACTGCACCGGCATAGGCGTGTCCCGCGAGTACGATCGGACCATTGGTGCGATCCAAACTCCGGTTGAGCGCGGCGACATCGTCCGCGAGCGAAGTCAGGGGTAGCGGCGCGGCCTGCGCCCTGATGCCCTCGCCGGCGAGAGCCGTAATGACCCGCGCCCAGCTCGACCCGTCCGCCCATGCGCCGTGGGCCAGGACCACCGTGACGTCGCTCTCGGCCATCGCCGCCTCCAAAGTAACCTATCTGGTTATAGTTGATTGGTTACAGCTAGGCTGAGTAACTTGTCAATATGCATTTTACAGGTTATATGCGCGTTTGTGTCCGGCTGGGGAGCCACACGTGCAAAACAGACCGCCTGCCATGTTCATCGCCGACTCGGTCGGTCTCGATTTCCTCAATTCGATCGCGACGCCGGTCGATACGCCCGTCGACTGGATCGACGATGGCGACGGGCTGATCGATTGGCTGGCGCAGGCGAAGCTCGTGCCCATGGACGAACTGGAGGCGCTGAGCGCGCGCGCCAGGCCAGGCGAGTTGGACAAGGTCGCGTATCAAGCGCGGGCGTTGCGCGAATGGTTCAGGGGATTTGTCCGAACGCACGCGGGAAGGCCGCTTACCGAGACGGCTCTGAAGGAGCTCGGTCCGCTCAACAGCCTCCTGGAACAAGACGAGGTATTTAGCCGGATCGAACCGCGGCATGACGGCGGCCATCATGGTCTCGCGTTGCGGACGACGCGGCGGTGGCGATCATCGGGGTCGCTGCTGTTGCCGATCGGTGAGGCGATGGCGAAGTTCGTCTGCGACGAAGACTTTTCCGATGTGAAAGCCTGCGAGGGACACAACTGCACGCTGCTGTTCGCCGACCACACCCGCCGCCGCGCGCGACGATGGTGCACTATGGCTGTCTGCGGCAACCGCGCCAAACAAGCGGCGCATCGGAGCAGGCTCAAGAGCCGTCAGTAATCGGGCCGGGGGCGAGAACGGACCGAACAAGGAGTCCAACACCATGGCCGATGTTCCCCTGATCGTCTTCGACGTCAACGAGACGCTGCTCGATCTCCAGACCATGGAGCCGATTTTCGCGCGCATCTTCGGAGACAAGGACGCGATGCGCCTATGGTTCGCCAATCTTATCCTGTATTCCTCGGCGCTCACGGTCGCAGGCTGCTACGTTCCCTTCACCGATATCGGTGCGGCCGTGATGAAGATGCTGGCGGATACCAAGGGCATTACGATCGACGAGCGCGACAAGAAGGAGCTCACCGAGCGGTTCTCGACGATGCCACCGCACGCCGAAGTGCCTGCAGCGCTGCGCAAGCTGCGCGCCGCCGGCTTCCGCCTGTTCACGCTCACCGACAATTTGCTCGAGGTGCAGACGCGTCAGCTCACGCATGGCGGCATCGTCGATCTGTTCGAACGGCGCTTCAGCGCCGATGGCGTCAAGCACCACAAGCCATCGCGCCAGGCCTACGCCTATGTCGAACGCGAGCTCGGCGCCAGTCCATCTCGGTTCTGCCTGATCGCCTGCCACACCTGGGATACGCTCGGCGCGGTCGCCGCAGGCTGGGAGGCGGCCCTGATCAGGCGCGTCGGCAATGACCTGCTCGGTGTCGGTCCGCAGCCGCAACTGGTCGGCAACGATCTCGACGATGTTGCCGACCAGTTGATCGCGCGTCACGGAGCCGGTTGACCCGGCGGACTTCGTGCCCCAAAAACCACCCAATCGGTGGTCACTAACCGCCGCAGTGGGGGCATTGGCCCCCCGTGGTAGGACTGTGGCACTTGATGATTGATCCAAGGCGACTTGTGGTGTTGGCAGCTTGTGTGCTGCTCGCCTTGAACCCCGGTATGGCCGCAGCCTCGCCTGCCAAGCCGAAGCCGGCCGCGATCCCTGCGGTCGCGCCGCCGCTTCCCGCACCGCCGGCAGAGCCGCTGCCGCCGCCCAAGATTTATCTATTCCGCGGCGCCATGGGGCCGATCTTCTCGACCGGCATCGACCGGCTCAGCGAGAAGCTGAACAAGGCCGGCTTCTCGGCCGATGTCTACGAATTCACCCTGTGCCGGCTGATCGGCAACCGCGCCATCGCCAGCTACAAGGAGAGCCCGGCGCCGATCGTGCTGATGGGCCATTCCATGGGCGGGCTGTGCTCGGTCCTCATTTCCGAGATGGCGGCGAAGGAGAACATCCCGATCAGCCTCGTCATCACCATCGATCCCGCGCACGCAACCGACGACGTGCCGCTCAATGTCGAGCGCTTCATCAACATCTTCCTGTCCGACAGCGTGCTTGGCGGCGGCGATGTGGTGGCGGTGCCCGGCTTTCGCGGCCATTATGCGAGCTATGATCTGAAACTGAACAGCCGTGTCTCGCACATCAACATCGAGAAGTCCGACGACATCCACCGCCAGATCGTCGACATGGTGACGCAGTTGCCGCGCATCCAGGCGGCGCAGACCGAGGCCGACGCGGTGCCGCTGCGCCTTCAGGTCCCCGCGGACACGCTGGTGGAATTGTGGGACAGCGGCGTACGCATACCGGTCCGCACGGGCGATACGATGGAGAGCATCGCGATGGCCCATCGCGTGCCGGTCTGGGCCATCGCGCAGAGCAACTCGCTGGCGGAGAATGCGACGCTCACGCCGGGGCAGTCCATCATCATCCCGCGACATCTGACACCGCCGGATGCAGCGGCTGCTGCCGCGATGGCGGTGCCGCCGGCGGCGGCACCTTCGGGGCGGAAGAAGTAAGGCCCTCTCAGACGTTCGAGCCGTGGATCGCGTCGATCACGGCATCCGTCACTTCCCTCGTCGTCGCTTTGCCGCCGACATCGGGCGTCAGCACGCCGGCCGCGCAGACTTGCTCGACCGCCTTCATCAGCCGCGCGGCGGCGTCTTTCTCGCCGAGATGTTCGAGCATCTGCGCGCCGGTCCAGAAGGTCGCGACCGGGTTGGCGATGCCCTTGCCGGTGATGTCGAAAGCCGAGCCGTGGATCGGCTCGAACATCGAGGGGAAGCGGCGCTGCGGATCGATGTTGCCGGTCGGCGCAACGCCGAGGCTGCCCGCAAGCGCGCCGGCGAGGTCGGAGAGGATGTCGGCGTGGAGGTTGGTCGCCACGATGGTGTCGAGGCTCCTCGGGTGCAGCGTCATGCGTACGGTCATCGCGTCGACCAGCATCTTGTCCCAGGTCACGTCGGGGAATTCGGTCGCGACTTCCGCGGCGATCTCGTCCCACATCACCATGCCATGGCGCTGCGCGTTCGACTTGGTCACCACGGTCAGGAATTTGCGCGGACGCGACTGCGCGAGCTGGAACGCGTAGCGCATGATGCGCGTGACGCCGACGCGGGTGAAGACGGCGACCTCGGTGCCGACCTCCTCGGGCAGGCCTTTATGCGCGCGGCCGCCCATGCCGGCATACTCGCCCTCCGAATTCTCGCGCACGATCACCCAGTCGAGATCGCCGACGCCGACATTGCGCAGCGGCGAGGCGACACCGGGCAGGATCTTGGTCGGCCGCACGTTGGCGTACTGGTCAAAGCCCTGGCAGATCGGCAGGCGCAAGCCCCACAGCGTGATGTGATCGGGCACGTCGGGCGCGCCGACTGCGCCGAAATAGATCGCGTCGAACTTCTTCAGCTCGGCGAGACCGTCGGCCGGCATCATCACGCCGTGCTTCTTGTAATAGTCCGAGCCCCAATCGAACGTCCTGACGTTGAATGCGATGTCGCCGCTGCGCTTGGCCAGCGCCTCCAGCACGCGGACACCGGCCGAGATCACCTCGGGGCCGATGCCGTCGGCGGGGATGGCTGCGATCGAATGGGTGCGCATGGGAAAGCTCCGTTTGGGATGTCGCGCGGAAGCTTAGGCCGGGCGGCGAGGCGGCTTCAATTGGCGCTGGTTTATACAAAAAAATGATATAATCATCGTTTGGCGGGACGAGGGAAAGTTTGATGGAATTGCATCAGCTCCGATGCTTCGTGGCGGCGGCCGAGCAGCTGCATTTCGGCCGCGCCGCGCAGCATCTGCAGATGCTGCCGTCGGCGCTCGGCCGCCAGATCCGGCTGCTGGAGGAGGATCTGGGAACGCGGCTGTTCGCGCGCACGACCCGGGCCGTCTCGCTCACCGAGGACGGCTCCACCTTGCTGCGCGATGCCCGCGCCATTCTTGCCAAGGTCGAGGCGGTCGAGAGCAATCTGCGCAATCGCTCCCGCGCGGGAGCCGCGCGACGGCTCCGGGTCGGCGCCGTCGACAGCGCTGCGGCCGGGCTATTGCCGCCATTGCTGCGCGACTTCCGCACTGGGCATCCCGAGGTCTCGGTCCAGCTTCTGGAGGACAAGACCGTCAGGTTGTTGCCGAAGATACTGACCGGCGCGCTCGATCTCGCCTTCGTCCGTCCGCCCGACCGGGCCGACAAGCGGCTCGAGTTTCGACCTCTGCTCCAGGAGACCGCGATCGTGGCGTTTCCGAAACGGCACGCGCTCGCGGCCCGCAAGTCGATCACGCTGGCCGATATCGCCGACGAGGCGATGCTGGTGCCGGATCGCCGTTCGCGGCCGCACAGCCATGACCTCACGATCAAGCTGTTCGAGCAGGCCGGCCTGACGCCGCGCATCGTGCACGTCGCCGACGAGAAGCAGACCATCATCAACCTGGTCGCAACCAAGCTCGGGGTCGCCATCGTGCCGCGCTGGACCATGCGGATGGCGGTTTCGGGCGTGCGCTTCGTGCCGCTTCGGCCCAAGCAGAGCGGGCCGGTCGGTCGGCTGCCGCTGGCGGCGGCCTGGCTGCGCGGCTCGCGCGATCCTGCCCGCGATGCGATGCTGGCCGTGCTGGACGCGCGCCTGCGCTTCTATGCGCGGGAGGCGTGAGCGGCTATGACATGGGCTTGGCGATAAGGTGGATGCGATGACTGACCGGAAAGCTTCGAACGAGTTGCGGGTGGCGATTGCGGGCCTGGGCTCGATCGGCACCAAGATCGCGACCGCGCTCGATGAGGGCATCGAGGGACTGACGCTGTCAGCCGTGGCCGTGCGCGATCCCGCCAAGCATCAGGCGTTTCTCGGCGGCCTGCGTCATCAGCCGCAAATCCTGCCGATCGACCGGCTTGGCGAGGTCGCCGACATCGTGGTCGAATGCGCGCCGAGCAGCCAGTTGCGTGCGATCGTCGAGCCCGCGGTCAAGCGCGGCAGGTCCGCGGTCGTGGTCAGCGTCGGCGGGCTGCTCGACAATTTTGACTTGGTCGATCTCGCGCGCGCCAGGGGCGGCCGCATCCTCGTGCCGACAGGCGCGCTGATCGGGCTCGATGCCGTCAACGCGGCCGCCGTCGGCACCATCCATTCGGTGAAGATGGTCACGCGCAAGCCGATCGACGGCTTGAGGGGCGCGCCGTTCATCGTTCAGAACAACATCGACATCGACGATCTGCGCGAGCCGCTCAAGCTGTTCGAGGGATCCGCACGCGATGCCGCAAAGGGCTTTCCGGCGAACGTCAATGTCGCCGTTGCGCTGTCGCTGGCGGGCATCGGGCCCGATCGCACGCAGATGCAGGTCTGGGCCGATCCGACCGTGACGCGCAATGTTCACCGTATCGAGGTCGAAGCGGATTCGGCGCGGTTCTCGATGGGCATCGAGAACATCCCGTCCGAAAATCCCAAGACCGGGATGATCACCGCGTTGTCCGTGATCGCGCTGCTGCGCAAGCAGCGCGCCACGTTGTGCGTGGGAACGTGATTCTTACGCCCCCGTCACGCGCCAGATCACGTTGCCGACGTCGTCGGCCATCAGCAGCGACTTCTTGTCGGGGCCGATGACGACGCCGACCGGGCGGCCGTAGGATTCCTTCTCGTCCGGGGACAGGAAGCCCGACAGGATGTCGCGACCGGGGCCGGAGGGTTTTCCGTTCGCGAACGGGATGAACACCAGCTTGTAGCCGGACAGCTTGCTGCGATTCCACGAGCCGTGCTGGCCGATCACCATGCCGTCTCCGAAGCCGGGCAAGGTGCCTGCGGGCATCCAGCACAGGCCGAGCGACGCAGTATGGCCGCCGAGCGCGTAATCAGGTTGGAGAGCCTTGGCGACCATCGCCGGATCCTGCGGCACGCGGTCGTCCACCGTCTTGCCCCAGTAGCAATAGGGCCAGCCGTAGAAGCCGCCGTCGCGCACCGAGGTGAGATAGTCCGGCGGCGTCTCGTCGCCGAGCCCGTCCCGCTCGTTGACGACGGTCCAGAGCACGCCCGTCGTCGGTTCCCACGCAAGCCCGACCGGATTGCGCAGGCCCGCGCCGAAGATGCGATGCGTGCCGGCGACGAGATCGAGCTCGTAGACCGCGGCGCGGCCTTCCTCGACCTCCATGCCCATCTCGGCGATGTTGCTGAGCGAGCCGACGCCGGCATAGAGCTTCTTGCCGTCGGGACTGGCCAGCAGGCTGCGCGTCCAGTGGCCGCTCGGCTTGAACGTGGTGAGCCGCTTGCCCGGTGCGGCGATGCTGTCGGCATTGGCGACGTAGGGAAAGGCCATCACACCGTCGGTGTTGCCGACATAGAAGGTGTCGCCGACCAGTGCCATGCCGAACGGCTGGTTGAGGTTCTCCATGAAGGCGCCGCGGACCTCCGCGACACCGTCGCCGTCCTTGTCGCGCAGCAGCGTGATGCGGTTGGCGGAGACGCCCAGCGCGGCGGCGCGCCGCATCGTCGCTTGCATCGCGTAGTGAAACACGCTGCGCGGCGGACCTGCGATCTGCGTCGCTTCCGCGATCAGCACGTCGCCATTGGGCAGCACCTCGATCCAGCGCGGATGGTCGAGGTCGGTCGCGAACGCGTTGACCTTGAGTCCGGCTGCGACCGTCGGCTTCTGGCCCTGGCTCCAGCCGCGCGCGGTCGGCATCTTCAGGGTCGGGATCGCGCCTTGCGGCTTGGCTTCGGGAATGGCCGGCGTCTGGCCCCAGGCCGGTGCGGCCTCGGTGCCGGTCAGCTTCCGCCATTGCAGCGCGATGCCGCCGAGAACTGCGACGAACTGCGCGAAGATGCTGGAAAAACTCATGAGAAGCCCCTGTCGAATCCTGTCGCGCCTTTTTTGCGCGCGCATCCAACTGGGTGGAGGTGAAAAGGTCAACCGGGACGGAGCTGGATCGGGCCGTTTATGACGCAGATGGCAGCTCGCTGAATTTGCATGGCAAGGATGACGTTTGCTTGAGAGATGGCTGCAAGCGCAAAACACTCACTGTCGTCCCGGCGAAGGCCGGGACCCATACCGCGGAATCTGTCGATTGCGCTCGATAAGAGTACTGAACGACTATCTTCGCCAAACTCCTCCCTGGGGTTATGGGTCCCGGCCTTCGCCGGGACGACATCGAGGGTGTGGCGACTTGTCCTGCTACATCACCGCGGCGAGGTGAACGGAATGATCATCGGCACGCGGCGGCAATAGGCGCCGTAGGCGTCCTCGCCGAGCTCCTTCGACAGGAACACCTCTTCCATCCGGCCCTTCTGCCACATGCCGAGCGAGATCAGGATGGCGCCGAGGATCGTCGTCACCATGCCGATCGCAACGCCGGTCACCAGCATGCCGAAGATGAGGCCGGTGTAGATCGGGTGACGCACGAT
This genomic interval from Bradyrhizobium guangzhouense contains the following:
- a CDS encoding alpha/beta fold hydrolase gives rise to the protein MTSTTYRTADVDGFKVFYREAGRAGAPKLLLLHGFPSAGHMFRDLIPLLADKFHIVAPDLPGFGQSDMPSRETFSYTFDNIARVIERLTEVIGFDRFAIYVFDYGAPTGFRLALSHPERITGIISQNGNAYEEGLSDGWTPIKAYWQDPSPANREALRGFLTPETTRWQYTHGVPDPAAVSPDGQNLDNFYLARPGSDDVQLDLFGDYKSNVALYPAFQDYFRKHKPPILAVWGKNDPFFIPPGAEAYKRDNPNAVVKLLDTGHFALETHAREIAGTHTTKTA
- a CDS encoding alpha/beta fold hydrolase — protein: MAESDVTVVLAHGAWADGSSWARVITALAGEGIRAQAAPLPLTSLADDVAALNRSLDRTNGPIVLAGHAYAGAVIALARPERVKALVYVAALAPDEGEKVADVFYRLPPHPQAPKLAPDDNGLIWLPADAFAAAFAQNATAEDHAVLAAVQRPISLNCITVPAGRPLWRNVASWFLIAEQDRMIVPETQRFMAERMKANIRTLAVDHTPGVTAPGAVADIIRDAVHAASGT
- a CDS encoding CGNR zinc finger domain-containing protein; protein product: MFIADSVGLDFLNSIATPVDTPVDWIDDGDGLIDWLAQAKLVPMDELEALSARARPGELDKVAYQARALREWFRGFVRTHAGRPLTETALKELGPLNSLLEQDEVFSRIEPRHDGGHHGLALRTTRRWRSSGSLLLPIGEAMAKFVCDEDFSDVKACEGHNCTLLFADHTRRRARRWCTMAVCGNRAKQAAHRSRLKSRQ
- a CDS encoding haloacid dehalogenase type II is translated as MADVPLIVFDVNETLLDLQTMEPIFARIFGDKDAMRLWFANLILYSSALTVAGCYVPFTDIGAAVMKMLADTKGITIDERDKKELTERFSTMPPHAEVPAALRKLRAAGFRLFTLTDNLLEVQTRQLTHGGIVDLFERRFSADGVKHHKPSRQAYAYVERELGASPSRFCLIACHTWDTLGAVAAGWEAALIRRVGNDLLGVGPQPQLVGNDLDDVADQLIARHGAG
- a CDS encoding LysM peptidoglycan-binding domain-containing protein, which produces MIDPRRLVVLAACVLLALNPGMAAASPAKPKPAAIPAVAPPLPAPPAEPLPPPKIYLFRGAMGPIFSTGIDRLSEKLNKAGFSADVYEFTLCRLIGNRAIASYKESPAPIVLMGHSMGGLCSVLISEMAAKENIPISLVITIDPAHATDDVPLNVERFINIFLSDSVLGGGDVVAVPGFRGHYASYDLKLNSRVSHINIEKSDDIHRQIVDMVTQLPRIQAAQTEADAVPLRLQVPADTLVELWDSGVRIPVRTGDTMESIAMAHRVPVWAIAQSNSLAENATLTPGQSIIIPRHLTPPDAAAAAAMAVPPAAAPSGRKK
- a CDS encoding tartrate dehydrogenase; the encoded protein is MRTHSIAAIPADGIGPEVISAGVRVLEALAKRSGDIAFNVRTFDWGSDYYKKHGVMMPADGLAELKKFDAIYFGAVGAPDVPDHITLWGLRLPICQGFDQYANVRPTKILPGVASPLRNVGVGDLDWVIVRENSEGEYAGMGGRAHKGLPEEVGTEVAVFTRVGVTRIMRYAFQLAQSRPRKFLTVVTKSNAQRHGMVMWDEIAAEVATEFPDVTWDKMLVDAMTVRMTLHPRSLDTIVATNLHADILSDLAGALAGSLGVAPTGNIDPQRRFPSMFEPIHGSAFDITGKGIANPVATFWTGAQMLEHLGEKDAAARLMKAVEQVCAAGVLTPDVGGKATTREVTDAVIDAIHGSNV
- a CDS encoding LysR family transcriptional regulator; amino-acid sequence: MELHQLRCFVAAAEQLHFGRAAQHLQMLPSALGRQIRLLEEDLGTRLFARTTRAVSLTEDGSTLLRDARAILAKVEAVESNLRNRSRAGAARRLRVGAVDSAAAGLLPPLLRDFRTGHPEVSVQLLEDKTVRLLPKILTGALDLAFVRPPDRADKRLEFRPLLQETAIVAFPKRHALAARKSITLADIADEAMLVPDRRSRPHSHDLTIKLFEQAGLTPRIVHVADEKQTIINLVATKLGVAIVPRWTMRMAVSGVRFVPLRPKQSGPVGRLPLAAAWLRGSRDPARDAMLAVLDARLRFYAREA
- a CDS encoding aspartate dehydrogenase; this encodes MTDRKASNELRVAIAGLGSIGTKIATALDEGIEGLTLSAVAVRDPAKHQAFLGGLRHQPQILPIDRLGEVADIVVECAPSSQLRAIVEPAVKRGRSAVVVSVGGLLDNFDLVDLARARGGRILVPTGALIGLDAVNAAAVGTIHSVKMVTRKPIDGLRGAPFIVQNNIDIDDLREPLKLFEGSARDAAKGFPANVNVAVALSLAGIGPDRTQMQVWADPTVTRNVHRIEVEADSARFSMGIENIPSENPKTGMITALSVIALLRKQRATLCVGT
- a CDS encoding PQQ-dependent sugar dehydrogenase, encoding MSFSSIFAQFVAVLGGIALQWRKLTGTEAAPAWGQTPAIPEAKPQGAIPTLKMPTARGWSQGQKPTVAAGLKVNAFATDLDHPRWIEVLPNGDVLIAEATQIAGPPRSVFHYAMQATMRRAAALGVSANRITLLRDKDGDGVAEVRGAFMENLNQPFGMALVGDTFYVGNTDGVMAFPYVANADSIAAPGKRLTTFKPSGHWTRSLLASPDGKKLYAGVGSLSNIAEMGMEVEEGRAAVYELDLVAGTHRIFGAGLRNPVGLAWEPTTGVLWTVVNERDGLGDETPPDYLTSVRDGGFYGWPYCYWGKTVDDRVPQDPAMVAKALQPDYALGGHTASLGLCWMPAGTLPGFGDGMVIGQHGSWNRSKLSGYKLVFIPFANGKPSGPGRDILSGFLSPDEKESYGRPVGVVIGPDKKSLLMADDVGNVIWRVTGA